The genome window TAATACTATTCAAATTGTACacagagtatacaaaacattaagaacacctgctccttccgtgacatagactgaccaggtgaatccaggtgaatccaggtgaaagctatgacaccttattgatgtcacttgttaaatccacttcaatcagtgtagatgaaggggaggagacaggttaaagaatgatttttatacctttagacagttgagacatggattgtgtatgcgtgccattcagaggttgaatgggcaagacaaaagacttAAGTACCTTTGataaaggtgttcttaatgttagGATTAATgtttggtgtattcagtgtgtgtaTGAGTTCTCCACATTTAATTAAACAGCACATTCAAAAAGGTTTCTAAAACTTCAGTTTCTTACTCTTTTAGATGGAAGACATCTCACTAGAGGAGCTAAATGTTCAGTTCATTCAAGAGGTCCATATTCTTTTGGCATAAGTGTCTATTTTCTGCTCTGCTATTGTTCTATTGTAGGGAGTCCTTATAAACTAGCTGACCTACTGTGCGACCACTTCATAACCATTGCAGCTCTATTTCTTTAACAGAAGCAATAGCCAGTGTGTGCTCAATATCTCAATAACGCAACTTAATGGGTCTCTACTGTAATAAAATCAACAGAGAAATGTCCTGAGAGAATGGCTTTTACTTAGGAGCTGTCCAGATATCAGTTTTAGATTagattattagtagatttgattTAGCTTGAATTGTCTTTATGGTTTAAAGAAAAGACTACTGTTTATTTGATGATAGGCTTCTTGTTCCACAGGTTGAAACATGAAAACCTGGTAGACGTAATCACCCTTGTTTTGTGTATGCTTACATGTCTAATGGGTCGTTGCCCGACCGGCTGGCTTGCTTGGTAAGCACACACACTGTACAATATCGACATATTTTTGAAATTGTAGCTAACTTAATTTGTACAGAATCAATTAAATAAAATGGATTTTGGAAGAGAGATGTTTTCCAGGTGCTCTCTCTTAAGGATGAATATGGTTGTGTGGTTGTAGGACCGTAGCCCTCCTATGTCCTGGTATAGGAGATGTCTGACCGCCTTGGGAACAGCCAGAGGCTTGGATTATCTGCACAGCAGCAACAATGTCCACAGAGATGACAAGAGGTAAATGGAAGTTTTTAATAAATGCCTTTCCTATGCCACTTGATCAAATATTTGACATTTGAATCATAGTCAGACATGTAAATGAGTCTCCGCACACTCAGGATCAATGGACAATTTTCAATTTATTTAGGCTGAGTTTTCGGTCGTCAGACCTTCATCAGAGCAtgacaaaatacattttaaattgtgtATTGATCCTGAGTGTGCGGAGACCTTTTTATTTCAGCGTTACTCTTTATCCCCTCCACCTCAGCTACGGTCGGATGTGCGACAGATCCTCTCAAAAACCATAGACAAACAACCTTGTCATATCAGTCTCAATAGTAGTTATTCATGATTTCTAAACATTTGTGTCTGGCTGCAGAAATACTTTTCTGGATAAAGAAAAAATCTCTGACTTGCGGTCGTCTTCGACAGTGATGACCGAGAGGATTCTGGGTACAACAGCGTACATGGCAAATGAGGCATTCTGGGCCGAGATCACTTCCAAATCAAACATCTACAGTTTTTGGGTGGTACGTTGTACTTTACACTAACACATATGTATGGAACTAACACAATATGAAGACATTATACAATGTTGTGTGAAATCCACACCAGCACTGATTTGATTATCACCTTAGTGACACTAAGCAATTGAGACAGCAATTGGCTACACCCCTAAACATTATGCCAAACAGGTCAAGCCTTTCACACTATCACTTTAAATACCTAAATATAACCCAGAAGATACAGTGACAACAATATTGAATTGATGATGAAACTGCAACGTAAGTCAAACTCCTCAGTGCCAAACTCCAAAAACTACTGACACACATAATTGTTGGACCCTTAAGTgagaattgttttattttttatttaactatgcaagtcagttaagaacaaattcttatttacaatgacctcctaccccggccaaaccctcccctaacccgtacgacgctgggccaattgtgtgccgccctatgggactcccgatcacttCTGGTTGTGACACAGTCTGggaacgaaccagggtctgtaatgatgcctctagcactgcaataatgccttagaccgctgcgccactcgggagaactGCACTGAAACATGCACCTGTGCCCGTCTACCAGCCAATTAATTTCAAATTAAATACCAATAAATTAAAGATTACTGCTCCTCAATGATAAATAAAGAAAACATGCTGGTAAATGTTGATGGAGGCTTATAATGGAAAGTGTGGGAACAGTACTGTATGACATAAATTATGTACTCTAATGTCAGCAGTCCAATAATATAACGTCAGGTCATCTGTCTGTTGAACTGATTGAACCGCATCATAAACCAACAGCTACTGTTAGTGTTCAGCCTGAACCCTgggaacagtagagtacagtatcttaGACATAGCCTGCTATATTATTAATGAAGAGTAATAGAAGGCTGTTGTTGGCTAGAGCCGGAGCCAGCCAGGTGGTTAATCTAAGGTCTCTGTCATCCACAGGTGTTGCTAGAAATATTGTCTGGAGTCCTGCCAGTCGATGAAAATCGTGATCCTAAGTTCCTGGTGAGCAAGCAGAACAATGGAAGCTTTCTCTTTAGTACTCGTCTGTCTTCATCATACAGTGGGATGAATGCATATGATCTAAAGAaagaaaatatttaactttttgtATTTACTATGCAGTGTCAATCAAAAAGCTAATTACGCAGCATTACTTAGTTTCTACTCTTCGCTCCCTGTTGAGCATAAGGCCACAtttgtacagtatacagtagatggCAGACAGTGTTGTATATCTCATCTGTCAGTGTAGTTACCACTGCAAGCAGTATCTGAAGGATGTGTTGCTGCTGTTGATTGGTATGATTTGTTATGACTGTCACAAATGAACATGAAGGATGAGATAGATGGGGAATAAATGGCCCTGGAGGACAAGAGGATGCCGTCTCAATGACAGAAAGAACAAACAGCCACTGACGAAAGAGGTGTGATGCCAGTACAGTTGCTAGCACTTTAGTTGACAGTACTGTCTCCACTGGTATATCAATGGGTACACTGTGCTTCTTAGTTATAGCTGGGAGCCAACGTTTACTACTGTGTGATCAACTGTCTTTATCACATTGAAataatgtaaatatttgtataggTCCTGACGGAGCTTGAAGATGTTGTCAAAAGCATTTCACTAGAACAGCTGGGATCCGAGAGGGAAGCAGACAACATGGAGAGACTATCTCTTGCCTcccacttttccttaaacaaggtTACTTTGCTCTAGAGCAGTGaccaacatttttacaaattcttCTGTATTTTTTTTGCTTTAAGAATAAACAGCATATAAATTTTTTATATATGGAAAAACAGAGCATACAGTATGTTTGATGTAAATATTTTTATTATCCTTTTTAAAAAGCCgctgttttaagaaaaataaacaACTTAAGACCAAACATGACAGTTCTCATGAGAGTGTATTCCCTTGTCCGAAGATGAGGTGTTAAACTAGTGATTTGCCATACAATAAATCAGTAGACAAGTGACTGTGGCAGAAAGAAATTCCATTTGGAATCACGGTCTCTGGGACTCCCACCTTGCATTCACACCATAGGAGCTGGCACAGTAGCATACTTAGCTTCCTCGAATGCTAATCAGAGCTATATCAATGATGTGAAATTCTGGAAGcccctgttctctctgttacgtGACCCTCATTGACACCAGATAGACAGATCAGTACAGACAATACCTTTTCATCACAGACAGAGCAGAACACCTACAACATGTACAGCACTTGCATAGAAAAATATGTTTCTCAGCAGATGTGTTTTATGTAAACCACAGTTATCAACCCAAAAAAGGTTTcaatataaaaaaattaaaaaatgacAGGAGCAAATATTACATCTTTAAGGGGGGTTTGGACCTCTTCATAGCTGTGCCCACATATCAATGGAGACATTTGATCAACTTTAGGTACAGGAAACACATAACAAATTGGCATTGATCTAAGAGGAATGCAAGGAATGACTGCAAGCATGTGAACTCAACTCATGGAGGGTTCGTCACATTGGCACAAATTCACATTAGTCGCactaacatatttttttattctcGGCAACAGTGTAAAAACCTTTCTTACTTAACTTGTTCTAACCTCTGAATAGCTCAGTAAAATACTTTGAATGAATCGCAGGCTACAAATGGACATTCTCAAGTGTGTGTTTCAGCTCAGTTGTCCATTGGCGTGCATAGTTCAGTCTCTGGGTGGGCTTCGAGGGTTTAGAAgttttttgtaattttttaaatattttacaagAGGTTGTCTCAAATAATATTTCCCTCAATCACTTAGGCTTCGAGGGTTTAGAagttttttgtaatttttttaaatattttacaagAGGTTGTCTCAAATAATATTTCCCTCCGTCACTTAGGCTTCGAGGGTTTAGAAGTTTTTTggaatttttaaaatattttacaagAGGTTGTCTCAAATAATATTTCCCTCCATCACTCGGAATGTTCCATTATGgagcgtgtgggtgtgtgtggcggGGGGGGTCTGTTTAGTCATCCTCTTCTCCATCGCCAGGTGGTCTGGTGATGCGGCGTCCTCCCTTCTTCCCAGCGGGGCCCTTGGGCTTGGCGAAGGCCTGCTTGTGTGCGTGCTGCTTGGGATGGACTTCCTCATACAGGAAGTCACCAGTCAGCTCTTCCCCGCTTTCAATCTCGAGCTATGAACAGTCACACACGAATAGTGAGGCGTTGGACTGTTAACCAAACCAGGGTTGGAATCAATTCCATATAAATTCAGTAAATTTAGGGAGTAAACGCAttgagaaaaaaatgtaataatagtGGCAGTTTACATCCTGAATTAAAACGAAATTAACCTGAACCAAACCTACAGATTTTTTTATGAACCCTAAGACACATGGAACACTTGTATTGGTGTTAACACCAATTGTTTGATCTTTTGGTCCTTACCTTCTTCAAAATGTCAATTTGCATGTTGTTCTCCACCATGTCCACCAGGGGATTTTTGCAACTGGAATAGAGCATCCTCTCTTTGATGCTGCACTTGTACCCCGGCATGGAATAAATGAACACTGCAAAAGGCAAAATAACAATGGAGGATGTCTCATCACAATCACAGATATACAATGCAGTAAATATGaaatatgtattttgtatataggtATGATGACAGCTGTACTTGGTGTCTTCAGTTGGTTCTCTTCTATTGTTCTTTGTGAAAACAGTGAATGTAAATATATTCACCTGTGGACTCCAAGTAGTCACCCTCGTGGGAATGATTGTAGCGGAAGAAGTGATAGCGAGCAGACTCTGTGGGGATCCTCTTGGGCAGGTCTTTCACCTCGGTTGGTTCAGTGTTAGACAACCTAATGAGTTCTTTGGCAAAGTCTATTTCCTATCGAGAGTAGAAATTGAACCATACTATGAATTAACCAGATATGACAGTCGGACAATTACGCTCTAATAAAGTGTAATTTAATCTTTGTGTGATTTATTGAATAGCTCTTTTGATAACATGCCCATTATGAGAACAAGGCAGAGCCGGTTTGATGTGTCACAATTATGCCTTTGTCCCCAAATCTGATCTTGTGACACAAGCCCTTGAATTTCAATGAGAACTGACACAATGACACTTTGGTAAACAAAGAAGAACCACATCGTACTGTTCTCAATAGAACTGACTCCAAAATTCCTTTGACAATCTACAGAGAAGCCTGAGGATAAAAGAGGaacagaacttgttctcaactgactcaCCTGGAAAAGCGACAGAAGTACTTACAAGTTGTACGTAGTTGACTTGCTTGTCTCTGAATCGTTTGAGCGCCTCGAATGCGTCTCCATGCATGGGGAACGCCACTCCCTGCAGTGTCTTCTGCTTGGTGTCTACACTGATGTCAGTCTGCACCTGAACACAACACAGAGAAAACAACGTAAGACAACTTAACCTTTACCATAGTCAACACACAACTCACTAGTGGTAGTGCTAGTCATTCCATCAATATCTGAACCAGGAAGTCCTTTTGAGGTCATTACATCTCTTTCCAAAGGGAGAACTGGCCACCTTAAATTAATTTGAAGTAGATATGAGGCAAACAAATCCAGAACATTCACTTCCTTACTTCCTCCTGTTCAGATTCTCCACATTGGGGATAATGACGGATGTGGCTGATGTTTCTATATctggacaggagagacaggagtgaTGATAACGTCACCTTAAAGACTGGAAATGGAAGGGGATTATACTGATGGAATGCACCTATTTTTAGAGCCCTGCTGGTTCCCTCGGAATTAGAGGCTCTGTCGTGTACACATGATTGAGCAGCAGTGCACCCACCTCATGTACCAGATGGATTGTGGGTTTATCCATCAACTTAGTCaaggcagtctctctctctccaggcacaTGAAtgataaatacagttgaagtcggaagtttacatacaccttagccaaatacatttaatctcagtttttcacaattcctgacatttaatcctagtaaaaaattccctgtcttaggtcagttaaaataaagtggtgatcctaagaaggtgaaatgtcagaatatagtaaataaatcattctatttcagcttttattactttcatcacattcccagtgggtcagaagtttacatgcattcaattagtatttggtagcattgccattaaattgtttaacttgggtcaaacgtttcgggtagccttccacaagcttcccacaataagttgggtgaattttggcccattcctcctgacagaactggtgtaacggagtcaggtttgtaggcctccttgctcgcacacgctttttcagttctgctcacaaagtttctgtaggattgaggtcagggctttgtgatggccactcaataccttgactttgttgtccttaagccattttgccacaactttggaagtatgtttggggtcactgtccatttgaaagacgcatttgcgatcaagctttaacttcctgactgatgtcttgagatgttgcttcaataaatccacataattttccatccttatgattccatctattttgtgaaacgcaccagtccctcctgcagcaaagcacccccacaacatgatgctgccaccccgtgcttcacggttgggatggtgttcttcggcttgcaagcctccccctttctgctccaaacataacgatggtcattatgacccaacagttctatttttgtttcatcagaccaaaggacatttcttcaaaaagtacaatctttgtccccatgtgcagttgcaaaccgtagtctggcttttttatggctgttttggagcagtggcttcttccttgctgagcgtcctttcaggatatgtcgatataggactcgttttactgtggatacttttgtacctgtttcctccagcatcttcacaaggtcctttgctgttgttctaggattgatttgcacttttcgcaccaaagtacgttcatctctagtagacagaacgcgtctccttcctgagcggcatggcggctgcgtggtcccatggtgtttatacttgcgtacaagtgtttgtatagatgaacgtggtaccttcaggcgtttggaaattgctcccaaggatgaattaaacttgtggaggtctacaattttttctctaaggtcttggctgatttctttacattttcccatgatgtcaagcaaagaggcactgcgtttgaaggtaggccttgaaatacatccacaggtacacctccaattgactcaaatgatgccaattagcctatcagaagcttctaaagccatgacaaatttctggaattttccaaggtgcttaaaggcactgtcaacttagtgtatgtaaacttctgacccactgtaattgtgatacagtgaattataagtgaaataatctgtctgtaaacaattgtaggaaaaattacttgtgtcatgcacaaagtagatgtcctaatcgacttgccaaaactatagtttgtttagaaatttatggagtggttgaaaaatttgttttaatgactccaaccaaagtgtatgtaaacttccaacttcaactgtacatatttcAAAGcctctctgctcccacacagaTTAATGTTGTTTATCTTCCTTTCAAAAGCTGGTCAATTGGGAGAAATGCTAGCCTGTTTTCGCCTGTCTTGCTTTTTATTGGTTGTATTTAGGAGTGTGACTGAATGCTTCTCAGACCACTTCCTTATATGGAGTTGGAGACATTGTTCATGTCAGACAGTCACAGCAACTAGGTTGTTTCCTCTTTACAAGACTGACTTTGGTTTGGTTGGAATCACGAGCCACTGTGTTACTTTCTCTTTGGTTAATCACATCTTACAACTACCAAGAGAAAAGCAAACTTGACAAGTTTCATTGTTAGTAGCAAGTCAAGCACTGGCTATCACATAACAGTGTACCCTGATCTTATCAGTGGAGCCAAGCCCAGGCAGTGGTGTGACCTTGTCCAAGTGCTTTCCTGGACAGAATTAATGCAAAGTATCAATGCAAATGAATGATCATTCATCAACTTTCAAAGGTGGCCCCTCGTGTAGGCTGACTATACAGAATTTTTTTGTTCAAGACCAGTGTATTTAGTGGGAGATCTCAACAACAACATCCTATTGCTTACAGTGCATTgtaagttgtacaactgaatgcatccaactgaaatgtgtctaccGCATTTaaaccaacccctctgaatcaaagaggtgcggggggctgccttaatcgatgtCCGCGTCATCGGAGCCCAGGGAATCGTTTCGGTtggaggttaactgccttgctcaagggcagaaggGCATTCGAaccagcaatctttcggttactggcccaacgctcttaaccgctcgGCTACGTGCCGCGGTTAGTTGTCCATCTGCCAACTTCCTGTATTTCTAATGAATCACAGCACCTATCCAGTGACTCTTAGTGCCAGGTCGGCATTTTGCACAGCTGTATTGCTGACCTTGTGGTCTTATGGGGGAAGGTATCACCTGCCGTCATTAATATTCAACACTGTCTTTTGGATTGAACACAATTCAAAGCATATGCTATGAGTTTACTGTACATGTTGCTATGAGTTGCTCAGAATCACTCCCACTATTAAGAGAAGTTTGGCTAGATGTCTTGGTTTCAAAGCTTAAAAAAGGTTTGAATCCTCACCCATTTAACAATGACACTTTCAACCAACATAATTACTTTTGCACAGAATCACTTTTAAACATCACAGGAAGTGtgaatactattctctgtgtgtgtgtgtgtgtgtgtgtgtgtgtttgtgtgtacctcACTGAGTTTGATCTGTCTCAGTTCCTCCTCAGCAGCAGTGAGTGGTAGTGGTGCGGCCTTGGTCACCAGGTACTTCTTGTAGCCACTCAGAGACACATCATCCTGGGGGAGTGGGGATAATCACAAGGGGAGAGAGGATCACATACCAGTTAGCCTTTTATACacactattataaactgggtggttcgagtcctGAATGCATATTGGccgacagccatggtatatcaaaccgtataccatgggtatgacaaaacgtttCGTTTTACTGCCCTAATTACGTTCGTAACCAGTtaataacagcaataaggcacctcgagtGTTTGTGATATAAAACAATTGACATATTTCCATTACAACAACCTGAATGACAAAGCAGACGGAAAATATGATCTTCAAAGTTCATTTCAGAAAGGCATAAGAGGATTTCACAACACAATCTAGGCTAATACAGATAATCTAACCAACCTTTGTATTGCCAAAGAGCTCATCTTTGATAAGCCCCCCACCAAATTCCTTCTTTAGTGTGGCCCTGGTAGCAGCGTATAACATCTTATGTCGCACCTGTTTGAAATAGAATGTATTAGTGAATACACAAAGGGTACTGGAAAAGCAGTCTGTTTACATTTAACTATACCATCCACTTTCTATatctcaatgacattcagtgaTTTTATTAATGGTTTTATTGATTTCTGATTCTTATCTTGCTGCCGCAACATAAGCCCCCATTCTTTTCCCCCATAGGAGAGCAAACTGTGCCTGGAAAATCACAAAATAAATGCATCCCATTTGGATGTTTCAGTGAGTACTTTTACATGCACAGTAATCATTtctatattaaactgattatggcagtaggcagatTAT of Salvelinus fontinalis isolate EN_2023a chromosome 12, ASM2944872v1, whole genome shotgun sequence contains these proteins:
- the LOC129867218 gene encoding twinfilin-1-like; this translates as MSHQTGIQAGNDVKDIFASARCGDQYRLLKIVIEDEQLALGETRQALKTWDQEYDSLVLPLLQDDLPSYILYRLDSSNNQGYEWIFMAWSPDHSPVRHKMLYAATRATLKKEFGGGLIKDELFGNTKDDVSLSGYKKYLVTKAAPLPLTAAEEELRQIKLSEVQTDISVDTKQKTLQGVAFPMHGDAFEALKRFRDKQVNYVQLEIDFAKELIRLSNTEPTEVKDLPKRIPTESARYHFFRYNHSHEGDYLESTVFIYSMPGYKCSIKERMLYSSCKNPLVDMVENNMQIDILKKLEIESGEELTGDFLYEEVHPKQHAHKQAFAKPKGPAGKKGGRRITRPPGDGEEDD